From Desulfuromonadales bacterium:
GTTCGAAGGTGATTCCAGCTATAAAGAAAAAACCGACATGGTTCGGGCCGGTTTTGGCAGGAAGATCCGAATTCACTTCAGGGACGGGGAAGTCCAGTATGGTTATACTCAGGGCTATGACCCTAACCGAGCCGGTTTTCTTGTCTTCCCTTGCGACCCGAACAGCAACAATGAACGCATTTTCGTCGTTACCGCGGCCACTGAAAAAGTACAATTTATCTAACCCGGATCAGGCCAGGGAGATGTGGCTAACCAACGCAATGGATTGATAAACATTCAAAGGTGCGATCTGGTTGCTGACATTACGCCACAGGTGAATTGCCCTGCGGTTTGTCGTTAAACTCCTCAAGCGCTCACCTGCCACCATTGCCTGTCCAGGCAGGCTGTTCACTTCCGCCAAGCCATCCCATCAACCCTGTTTGCGCCAGTTTTTTTCGCACTCCGCCGTCGTTGACAGCCTGCGCCGGCCGGTGTTAAGGTTACGCATTTCTTCATCTTATCCCGCCGTTCAGGAGTAAGGCCCATGGACCAAAAGCTGCAGATGCTCCTCGACACGGTCCGCAAGCTCATCCGCCGCGGCGCCTACCCCAACCTCACCAAGGTCGTCGCCAAGTCCCACCCCGCCGACGTTGCCCATCTGTTCCGCTATCTCGACCTCAAGGAACAGCGCATTCTCTTCAACCTTATCGACGACACCGAGACGGCGGCCTACGTCCTCTCCGAGCTCGATCCCGCCACCGGCGCCCAGCTCCTGGAGCAGATCGACAAGGAGACCATCACTGCCGTTCTCCAGGAAATGCCCTACGACGACGCCGTCGAGATCATCCGCGACATGCCCGAAGAACTCGCCGCGGAGATTCTCGGCATCATGCAGGACGAACACTCGGAGGAGATCGAACAGCTCCTGCAGTACGAGGAGGATACCGCCGGCGGCATCATGTCGACGGAAGTTTTCGCCCTGAACGAAGACATGACCGTCAAGGAGGCGATCGAAGCGCTGCAGCAGGCGCAGGACGTGGAGATGGTCTTTTACGTCTATGTCACCGACGAGCACGGCCACCTGGTGGGGGTGCTCTCCCTGCGGCAGCTGCTGACGGTCCCCCCCTCCACCAAGCTCAAGAACATCATGACCAAAGACGTCATCCGCGTGCGCACCGACATGGACCAGGAGGAGGTGGCGCAGCTGGTGGCCAAGTACAACATCCTCGCCATCCCCGTCGTCGACGAGGGGAACAAGCTGATGGGGATCATCACCGTCGACGACGTCATCGACGTTCTGCGCCAGGAGGCGACCGAGGACATCTACAAGATGGCCGGTGCCAGCGAGGAGGAGCATCTCTACGGCTTCCGGGCGTTCAAGATCGCCCGCCTGCGCCTGCCCTGGCTGGTGACCAACCTCTTCGGCGGGGTGATCACCGGCTATCTGATGTGGCTGTTCAGGGCCACTCTCCAGGAAGTCATCGTTCTGGTCTCCTTCATCCCGGTCATCACCGGCATGGGGGGGAACGTCGGCGGCCAGTCGGCGACCATCGTCGTGCGCGGCTTCGCAACCGGCCGCATCGACCTATCCACGCTGCGCCAGGTTTTTTACAAGGAGCTGCGGGTCGGCATGATCATGGGCGCGGTCTGCGGGGTGGTGGTCGGTCTGGTTGCCATCGGCTGGCATCATAACCCCTACCTGGGACTGGTGGTCGGCCTGGCGATGGTGACGGCCATGACCGTCGCCGCCACCATGGGGGTGCTCGCCACCTCCTTCTTCAAGAAGGTCGGCATCGACCCGGCCATCGCCTCCAGCCCCTTCGTGCAGACTGCCAACGACATCACCGGCATCCTCATCTATTTCGGCACGGCGACCCTGTTCATCAATTTCCTGCGGTAAAATCCGTAGCTGTGCCTAAACTCATCACCATCCCGCTGGTCGATTTTGCCTTGCCGGTCCCCCGCACCGGCAGCATCGAAGCGCATTCGGGGTACGGGCGAGCGGCAGCCGACGGCCAGGAGATCCACGTCCGGGTGCAGAAGAAAAGGGCGAAGGCCGATCCCCTGTACCAGGCCGAAGTGCCGGTGAGCGGCCTGTTCGAGCGGGAAGGGTACCGCTTCCGGATCGACGGCCGGATAGACGGGCTCTTCCGGCACGACCCGCCCAGAATCGAGGAAATCAAGTCCGGTTTCAACATCCATGAGCTGGCCCGCTGCCTCGCGGACCAGCCGCTGGAGCATCCCTACGGCCTGCAGCTGCTGAGCTACGGCTACTTCTACCGGCGCCAGCACGGCGTCCTTCCCGCACTCTCCTTCCACCTCGTCTCCTCCCGCGGCGGCGAATCCCGGGATCTCGACCTCGCCCTCGATCTCCCTCGCTACGAAAAATGGCTGGACGGGCGTCTGGACGAACTCGCGATTGAAGCGAGACAGGCCGAGAAGCGGGCCGCCCGGCGGCGGAAGATCGCGGCCTGCTTCCCGTTCCCCTTCGCCAGCCCGCGTCCCGGCCAGATCGAACTGATGCAGGAGATCGGGCAGGGGATGGCCGCGGGCAGGCCGGTGCTCGTCCAGGCGCCCACGGGACTCGGCAAGACGGTCGGCGTCCTCTACCCCGTGCTCAAGGAAGCGCTGGGCCGGGGGCAGCGAGTGGTCTACGTCACGCCGAAAAACAGCCAGCACTCGGTGGCCGAGGACGCGGTCAGCCGCTTTCAGCAGACGGGCGCCCGCGTCAAATCCCTCTCGCTCACCGCCAAGGCGAAAATCTGTTTCAAGGCCGAGCCGCTGTGCAGCCCCGAATACTGCGAGTATGCCCGCGACTACTACGGGAAGCTGCTGGCGCACGGCCTCCCCGAACTCCTGGCAAAAAGGCGGACGCTGAAAGCCCGGGTCTTTCGCGAACTGGGCGAGAAGTACCAGGTCTGCCCCTTCGAACTGCAGCTGGAGGCAGCCCGGGAGGCGGATGTCGTCATCTGCGAT
This genomic window contains:
- the mgtE gene encoding magnesium transporter; translation: MDQKLQMLLDTVRKLIRRGAYPNLTKVVAKSHPADVAHLFRYLDLKEQRILFNLIDDTETAAYVLSELDPATGAQLLEQIDKETITAVLQEMPYDDAVEIIRDMPEELAAEILGIMQDEHSEEIEQLLQYEEDTAGGIMSTEVFALNEDMTVKEAIEALQQAQDVEMVFYVYVTDEHGHLVGVLSLRQLLTVPPSTKLKNIMTKDVIRVRTDMDQEEVAQLVAKYNILAIPVVDEGNKLMGIITVDDVIDVLRQEATEDIYKMAGASEEEHLYGFRAFKIARLRLPWLVTNLFGGVITGYLMWLFRATLQEVIVLVSFIPVITGMGGNVGGQSATIVVRGFATGRIDLSTLRQVFYKELRVGMIMGAVCGVVVGLVAIGWHHNPYLGLVVGLAMVTAMTVAATMGVLATSFFKKVGIDPAIASSPFVQTANDITGILIYFGTATLFINFLR
- a CDS encoding DEAD/DEAH box helicase, yielding MPKLITIPLVDFALPVPRTGSIEAHSGYGRAAADGQEIHVRVQKKRAKADPLYQAEVPVSGLFEREGYRFRIDGRIDGLFRHDPPRIEEIKSGFNIHELARCLADQPLEHPYGLQLLSYGYFYRRQHGVLPALSFHLVSSRGGESRDLDLALDLPRYEKWLDGRLDELAIEARQAEKRAARRRKIAACFPFPFASPRPGQIELMQEIGQGMAAGRPVLVQAPTGLGKTVGVLYPVLKEALGRGQRVVYVTPKNSQHSVAEDAVSRFQQTGARVKSLSLTAKAKICFKAEPLCSPEYCEYARDYYGKLLAHGLPELLAKRRTLKARVFRELGEKYQVCPFELQLEAAREADVVICDYNYVFAPRSALGRVRDLGVDQTGKPNLVIDEAHNLPARAMDYYSPSLSSVTLERMREELRELPARFRSEAAELLDGCLQTVASCRPGERTGPMRIDPPGDRFLEQEARLRAFLSRYLDSDVEIRQQDMVLRLCFYWSEFTEALQYAGDPDRQEFFTTFHPHPTGGTVKITCCDASAMLEDCYGGYEQVVGFSATLKPFD